The proteins below come from a single Drosophila suzukii chromosome X, CBGP_Dsuzu_IsoJpt1.0, whole genome shotgun sequence genomic window:
- the LOC108006541 gene encoding uncharacterized protein yields the protein MAKDQEGQTYQSSAPESSEDQKREQRARLIKALSRFKPRDANPLQFYNCVRELCIMHNCSIDEGLERAAITWPGLSMRQRELYDSQRHAELPIPVPRHLVYRAFQKESKGLWSLGRSSMGGKRPTRYTLESYKPPPKPSRLRTQLDEKRPKYDNLLDLPPKVAAMRVPPPPNRKFSRVSPSSGRRIRSPTPPVTVRRVRSIRQILSMASVEMKKSVRRRSVGKNLRTKKVAAVEPVKILPDKLSSSVTKSLRKKTTKRKVSSSKAKRLAREEDLKTAHNWDLAIGSVRRRIMMHQPSKSKSRS from the exons ATGGCCAAGGATCAGGAAGGGCAGACCTATCAATCATCCGCCCCCGAGTCCTCCGAGGACCAGAAACGGGAGCAGCGGGCCCGCCTGATCAAGGCTTTGAGCCGCTTTAAGCCGCGGGATGCCAATCCGCTTCAGTTCTACAACTGCGTCCGCGAACTCTGCATAATGCACAACTGCAGCATCGACGAGGGTCTGGAACGGGCCGCTATAACCTGGCCGGGACTAAGTATGCGCCAGCGGGAGCTCTACGATTCG CAACGTCATGCAGAGCTGCCGATCCCAGTGCCGCGCCACCTGGTCTACCGCGCCTTCCAGAAGGAGAGCAAGGGTCTGTGGTCCCTGGGCCGCTCCTCGATGGGTGGCAAGCGGCCCACCCGCTACACCCTGGAGTCCTACAAGCCGCCGCCGAAACCCTCGCGCCTGAGGACACAGCTCGATGAGAAGCGTCCCAAGTACGACAATCTACTGGATCTGCCACCCAAAGTGGCGGCCATGCGGGTTCCACCGCCACCCAATCGCAAATTCTCGAGGGTATCACCCTCTTCGGGTCGTAGGATCCGTAGTCCTACGCCTCCAGTGACCGTAAGGCGTGTCCGCTCCATTCGCCAGATCCTCTCGATGGCCAGTGTGGAAATGAAAAAGTCCGTGAGGCGGCGGTCTGTGGGGAAAAACCTTAGGACAAAGAAAGTGGCTGCCGTAGAGCCCGTGAAAATTCTACCGGATAAACTATCATCTAGTGTGACCAAGTCCCTCAGGAAGAAGACCACCAAACGAAAGGTCAGCAGCTCAAAGGCCAAGAGATTGGCCAGGGAGGAGGATCTGAAGACGGCACACAACTGGGATCTTGCCATCGGATCTGTTCGCCGACGCATCATGATGCATCAGCCCTCCAAATCCAAGTCTAGATCGTAA